A portion of the Gossypium arboreum isolate Shixiya-1 chromosome 8, ASM2569848v2, whole genome shotgun sequence genome contains these proteins:
- the LOC108468065 gene encoding F-box/kelch-repeat protein At5g15710-like has product MAGSGISSESGSGVSGSGAFRDDENCHKQVSPIRGGGSRNTSPSGRVGSRNTSPSRQKVIKTKPRGLDEETVATFGKVVHPDVQMEDNIWAMLPEDLLNEILARVPPFMIFRLRSVCKRWNLILQDHSFLKFHSQVPSHGPCLLTFWKNSQTPQCSVFSLPLKTWYRIPFNFLPQWAFWLVGSSGGLVCFSGLDGLTFRTLVCNPLTQTWRTLPSMNYDQQRQLIMVVDRTDKSFKVIATSDIYGDRSLPTEVYDSKIDKWTVHQIMPAVNLCSSKMAYCDSRLYLETLSPLGLMMYRLDLGYWEHIPAKFPRSLLDGYLVAGTHKRLFLVGRIGLYSTLQSMRIWELDHAKILWVEISRMPPKYFRALLRLSAERFECFGQDNLICFTSWNQGKGLLYDVDKKVWSWIAGCALQSFNSQVCFYEPRFDASVQ; this is encoded by the coding sequence ATGGCTGGTTCTGGGATATCATCTGAATCTGGGTCTGGAGTATCCGGTTCTGGGGCTTTCCGTGATGATGAGAACTGTCACAAACAAGTGTCGCCTATAAGGGGTGGTGGGTCGAGGAATACAAGCCCATCCGGTCGTGTAGGGTCGAGGAACACTAGTCCCTCTAGGCAGAAGGTGATAAAGACTAAACCACGGGGTTTAGATGAGGAAACAGTTGCTACATTTGGTAAGGTGGTTCATCCTGATGTTCAAATGGAAGATAACATATGGGCAATGTTGCCTGAGGACTTACTGAATGAGATTTTAGCAAGGGTTCCCCCATTTATGATATTTCGGCTTCGTTCAGTTTGTAAAAGATGGAATTTGATACTGCAAGATCATAGTTTTCTTAAGTTTCATTCACAAGTGCCATCACATGGGCCATGTTTGCTTACATTTTGGAAGAACTCACAGACTCCACAATGCTCCGTGTTTAGCCTGCCATTAAAAACATGGTATCGAATTCCCTTCAATTTTTTGCCTCAGTGGGCCTTCTGGTTGGTTGGCTCTTCGGGTGGTCTAGTTTGCTTTTCTGGACTCGATGGTCTAACATTTAGAACTTTAGTGTGTAATCCTCTTACGCAAACTTGGAGAACACTTCCAAGCATGAACTATGACCAGCAAAGACAGTTGATTATGGTTGTGGATCGAACTGACAAATCGTTTAAAGTTATAGCGACTAGCGATATTTATGGTGATAGGTCACTCCCCACTGAAGTTTACGATTCAAAGATTGATAAGTGGACAGTTCACCAGATAATGCCTGCAGTTAATCTTTGCTCCTCGAAGATGGCGTATTGTGACTCCAGGTTATACTTGGAAACCCTTTCACCACTTGGCTTGATGATGTATCGACTGGACTTGGGATATTGGGAACATATTCCAGCAAAGTTCCCTAGATCTTTGTTAGATGGTTACTTGGTTGCTGGGACACACAAGCGCCTGTTTCTGGTTGGAAGAATTGGTCTCTATAGTACTTTACAGAGTATGAGAATTTGGGAATTGGATCATGCTAAGATTTTGTGGGTAGAGATAAGTAGAATGCCACCCAAGTATTTTCGAGCTTTATTGAGGCTATCAGCCGAGAGATTCGAGTGCTTTGGACAGGATAATCTTATCTGCTTCACATCTTGGAACCAAGGGAAGGGCCTTCTTTATGACGTGGATAAGAAGGTTTGGTCATGGATTGCCGGCTGTGCTCTTCAGTCATTCAATAGTCAAGTTTGTTTCTATGAGCCAAGATTTGACGCCTCCGTCCAATGA